Genomic segment of Coffea arabica cultivar ET-39 chromosome 1e, Coffea Arabica ET-39 HiFi, whole genome shotgun sequence:
ttaataaaacaaaaatattaaagttatataaaaaataaaaaatgaattaaagaaaaaaaaatatgtagaaaatagatttggtATTGgacgggatcaatctaaacacatcccaaagtgatcccgcccaagttagtcccaaaacacatatgggtaaggttggacccaaacccatatgactcggttccatctcaaacccaatcaaatcccgcccattttgccacctctactaTAGATGTAGAGAAGGAACTTTTGTTCTTTAAGAATTATTTGTTTTTGTCATTGGAGAGCGTGGTTCCCGTCGTGGGTCGCGGTTGCGCTGCAGTCATAGTTGTTCCACATTTATAGCAGTATATCGATTGTATATCGGGTGATACACATATTATAAcacataaaaattttcaaaaaaatctaaaaaaattactaaaattagaaaatatataaaaaaatacaatttgaaaaaaaaattagaattgaATCCGAATTGACTCGAATATATCGGTCGACACAATACATCACGGATTTAAATTGACTAATATTGACCGAGTCAGAGCAAGTTGCCGCGGATATAGTATTATCCATGATTCAGGAATCAATATCATACTAGTTCCTTCGTTCTTATTACAACTCGATTGAGTCATATCGAAATCGACCGATATTACTAACCATGTTGGAGAGCGATGAATGGTGAGAATACTCATCCACATTGTCATGATGGTTCATGCTTGAAAACTGTTTCTTTAATAATAGCAGAAGACCTCATGATCTTTTGTTCTGCATAACTAATTTCAAAGTCTATTAGAACTTGAAGCCTCATATTTCATCTACCAGGGCATACAAATTGAGATAGGTTATACGGTACCCTACACgtcaaaataaattttatagAATTCAGTGGTTCTACCTTAGAGGATTGCAAACTCTAGTATTCACATTGAATTGAACTTGCGTGCGCTACATGGGACAGTGTGTGCTATATCCTCTATGCTGTAGTCTACTTTCTAGATATTAATGGCACCAGGAAAACCACGTTTCTACTGCAGTTGCTAGTGGATCCAGACAAATGTGTGGTTACTTTTCGTCAAAAATTCATGTGACAGTCACCTGGTTGCCTTTGATTATCATTGAAGAAGACAAATCTACTTTATTATCTCTTCAAGTCTGAATCAATTTGGATAAGACAGATCAACTTTATTATCTCTTCAAGACTGAATCAATTTGGATACAAAGTCTTTAATGTTTTTATCTGAACTTCCCCCGTCATCAAAAGCCTTCCTTGCCAAATCCTTCCAGTTATCTGcgtttttcctaatctcttgtcCTTTCTCCCCCTCCATCACTACGCTTATGCATTCATGAATGACATCTCTTCTAACAATTCCAGTTTCATCTGGCTGAGCTTTGATTCCCGTTTTCCAGATGTCCACTACAAACTTGGCGTTTGTACTTTGATCGATCCATTGTGGCATGCCTATCATTGGGACCCCCAAACTTAAGGCCTCCAATGTTGAATTCCATCCACAATGAGTGATAAAGCACCCTATAGATTTGTGGGCTAAAACTTCAAGCTGAGGGCACCATGAAATGAATAATCCTCTATCAGATGTTTCTTTAACAAAATCTTTTGGCAGCTTATTTGATTCTGATTCTCTAACCACCCATAGAAAATAGTAATTGCTAGTTCTCAAGCCCTGGGCTACTTCTTCCATCTGCTCAGCGTCAAGTTCTGCCAAACTTCCAAATGATACATAAACAACTGAACTGGTTGATCTTTCGTTTAGCCATGGCATGCAATCATTAGTCATTGGCATAAAACGACTGAGACCATACTGCTTGTCATCTTGAAGGCGCTTGTCAAGGTACATAGATGGAATAGTTGGTCCAATCGTCTTTATTGGTAGGATCTTGGATGTGCAGTCAATCACCTACGCAATATATGAAACAAATTGACCAAACATCTAGTTTTTAGTCTATACGCATTCCTcactaaatgaaaaaaaaaggaaaagaaatatgAGGTAGGGAGAAAAATTGTAATACTACTATATTTTGTTTTCAGTAGTGGATGTCACTCTAGTCATGTGATTAGTGTACTAGTGTGGTTTCCGTGTAATCGCATGATACTCATAGAAGTAATATGGCCTAATGTTAAGGGAGTCAAAATGTGGTTACAAGGACCATCCAATCAGAACGTAGGCACATCGAAATATATTGGAAACAGTAATATACAGGTAATATAGAGATAGATCCAGTGTTCTTTTACCTCCTCCTCCAACTTGTAAAATGTGTTGCAGAAGATCCAGTCAGCTTCATGAATGTTCTTCATTTGGTCATATGCAACCATCTGAAAAATTGGCGGATATGAACCgtaattagaaaaaaaagaaggcagATCTGAAGCCAAAAGTGGTGGTAAGCCGGGAATTTCCACTTTAGACTCCTCCAGAGGAAGTTTCAAAAGGCCTGCGTAGACATGGTAGTAGATCTTGTAGACAGCACAAGATTGAGTGAAGAACGCAGCAGCACGTAAGCCGAGACTTTTGGCCACATCCAAAGCCCAAGAAATGAGTGCATCATAAACAATACAATCAACAGGACAACCCAGATCTTTAAGCTTCAAGATTAGCTCAGTAAGATTTTCTGAGCCAACCTTTTGAAACACAGCATTATATGTATCAAGGGGCACTTCATTTGCTCCTTCATCATATCCATCAGAGATGGTCTCCACTGCGATTGACCCCGAGACTTCTTGCAAGGTTTTGAAGAAGAATTTAGTTGTAGCAAGGGTGATTTTGGTGCCTTGATGTTGCAAACGCTTAGCAAACTGGAGCATAGGGTTTATATGTCCTTGCGCGGC
This window contains:
- the LOC113699229 gene encoding UDP-glycosyltransferase 74E2-like, yielding METHKAHCLIFPCAAQGHINPMLQFAKRLQHQGTKITLATTKFFFKTLQEVSGSIAVETISDGYDEGANEVPLDTYNAVFQKVGSENLTELILKLKDLGCPVDCIVYDALISWALDVAKSLGLRAAAFFTQSCAVYKIYYHVYAGLLKLPLEESKVEIPGLPPLLASDLPSFFSNYGSYPPIFQMVAYDQMKNIHEADWIFCNTFYKLEEEVIDCTSKILPIKTIGPTIPSMYLDKRLQDDKQYGLSRFMPMTNDCMPWLNERSTSSVVYVSFGSLAELDAEQMEEVAQGLRTSNYYFLWVVRESESNKLPKDFVKETSDRGLFISWCPQLEVLAHKSIGCFITHCGWNSTLEALSLGVPMIGMPQWIDQSTNAKFVVDIWKTGIKAQPDETGIVRRDVIHECISVVMEGEKGQEIRKNADNWKDLARKAFDDGGSSDKNIKDFVSKLIQS